The Capsicum annuum cultivar UCD-10X-F1 chromosome 1, UCD10Xv1.1, whole genome shotgun sequence sequence NNNNNNNNNNNNNNNNNNNNNNNNNNNNNNNNNNNNNNNNNNNNNNNNNNNNNNNNNNNNNNNNNNNNNNNNNNNNNNNNNNNNNNNNNNNNNNNNNNNNNNNNNNNNNNNNNNNNNNNNNNNNNNNNNNNNNNNNNNNNNNNNNNNNNNNNNNNNNNNNNNNNNNNNNNNNNNNNNNNNNNNNNNNNNNNNNNNNNNNNNNNNNNNNNNNNNNNNNNNNNNNNNNNNNNNNNNNNNNNNNNNNNNNNNNNNNNNNNNNNNNNNNNNNNNNNNNNNNNNNNNNNNNNNNNNNNNNNNNNNNNNNNNNNNNNNNNNNNNNNNNNNNNNNNNNNNNNNNNNNNNNNNNNNNNNNNNNNNNNNNNNNNNNNNNNNNNNNNNNNNNNNNNNNNNNNNNNNNNNNNNNNNNNNNNNNNNNNNNNNNNNNNNNNNNNNNNNNNNNNNNNNNNNNNNNNNNNNNNNNNNNNNNNNNNNNNNNNNNNNNNNNNNNNNNNNNNNNNNNNNNNNNNNNNNNNNNNNNNNNNNNNNNNNNNNNNNNNNNNNNNNNNNNNNNNNNNNNNNNNNNNNNNNNNNNNNNNNNNNNNNNNNNNNNNNNNNNNNNNNNNNNNNNNNNNNNNNNNNNNNNNNNNNNNNNNNNNNNNNNNNNNNNNNNNNNNNNNNNNNNNNNNNNNNNNNNNNNNNNNNNNNNNNNNNNNNNNNNNNNNNNNNNNNNNNNNNNNNNNNNNNNNNNNNNNNNNNNNNNNNNNNNNNNNNNNNNNNNNNNNNNNNNNNNNNNNNNNNNNNNNNNNNNNNNNNNNNNNNNNNNNNNNNNNNNNNNNNNNNNNNNNNNNNNNNNNNNNNNNNNNNNNNNNNNNNNNNNNNNNNNNNNNNNNNNNNNNNNNNNNNNNNNNNNNNNNNNNNNNNNNNNNNNNNNNNNNNNNNNNNNNNNNNNNNNNNNNNNNNNNNNNNNNNNNNNNNNNNNNNNNNNNNNNNNNNNNNNNNNNNNNNNNNNNNNNNNNNNNNNNNNNNNNNNNNNNNNNNNNNNNNNNNNNNNNNNNNNNNNNNNNNNNNNNNNNNNNNNNNNNNNNNNNNNNNNNNNNNNNNNNNNNNNNNNNNNNNNNNNNNNNNNNNNNNNNNNNNNNNNNNNNNNNNNNNNNNNNNNNNNNNNNNNNNNNNNNNNNNNNNNNNNNNNNNNNNNNNNNNNNNNNNNNNNNNNNNNNNNNNNNNNNNNNNNNNNNNNNNNNNNNNNNNNNNNNNNNNNNNNNNNNNNNNNNNNNNNNNNNNNNNNNNNNNNNNNNNNNNNNNNNNNNNNNNNNNNNNNNNNNNNNNNNNNNNNNNNNNNNNNNNNNNNNNNNNNNNNNNNNNNNNNNNNNNNNNNNNNNNNNNNNNNNNNNNNNNNNNNNNNNNNNNNNNNNNNNNNNNNNNNNNNNNNNNNNNNNNNNNNNNNNNNNNNNNNNNNNNNNNNNNNNNNNNNNNNNNNNNNNNNNNNNNNNNNNNNNNNNNNNNNNNNNNNNNNNNNNNNNNNNNNNNNNNNNNNNNNNNNNNNNNNNNNNNNNNNNNNNNNNNNNNNNNNNNNNNNNNNNNNNNNNNNNNNNNNNNNNNNNNNNNNNNNNNNNNNNNNNNNNNNNNNNNNNNNNNNNNNNNNNNNNNNNNNNNNNNNNNNNNNNNNNNNNNNNNNNNNNNNNNNNNNNNNNNNNNNNNNNNNNNNNNNNNNNNNNNNNNNNNNNNNNNNNNNNNNNNNNNNNNNNNNNNNNNNNNNNNNNNNNNNNNNNNNNNNNNNNNNNNNNNNNNNNNNNNNNNNNNNNNNNNNNNNNNNNNNNNNNNNNNNNNNNNNNNNNNNNNNNNNNNNNNNNNNNNNNNNNNNNNNNNNNNNNNNNNNNNNNNNNNNNNNNNNNNNNNNNNNNNNNNNNNNNNNNNNNNNNNNNNNNNNNNNNNNNNNNNNNNNNNNNNNNNNNNNNNNNNNNNNNNNNNNNNNNNNNNNNNNNNNNNNNNNNNNNNNNNNNNNNNNNNNNNNNNNNNNNNNNNNNNNNNNNNNNNNNNNNNNNNNNNNNNNNNNNNNNNNNNNNNNNNNNNNNNNNNNNNNNNNNNNNNNNNNNNNNNNNNNNNNNNNNNNNNNNNNNNNNNNNNNNNNNNNNNNNNNNNNNNNNNNNNNNNNNNNNNNNNNNNNNNNNNNNNNNNNNNNNNNNNNNNNNNNNNNNNNNNNNNNNNNNNNNNNNNNNNNNNNNNNNNNNNNNNNNNNNNNNNNNNNNNNNNNNNNNNNNNNNNNNNNNNNNNNNNNNNNNNNNNNNNNNNNNNNNNNNNNNNNNNNNNNNNNNNNNNNNNNNNNNNNNNNNNNNNNNNNNNNNNNNNNNNNNNNNNNNNNNNNNNNNNNNNNNNNNNNNNNNNNNNNNNNNNNNNNNNNNNNNNNNNNNNNNNNNNNNNNNNNNNNNNNNNNNNNNNNNNNNNNNNNNNNNNNNNNNNNNNNNNNNNNNNNNNNNNNNNNNNNNNNNNNNNNNNNNNNNNNNNNNNNNNNNNNNNNNNNNNNNNNNNNNNNNNNNNNNNNNNNNNNNNNNNNNNNNNNNNNNNNNNNNNNNNNNNNNNNNNNNNNNNNNNNNNNNNNNNNNNNNNNNNNNNNNNNNNNNNNNNNNNNNNNNNNNNNNNNNNNNNNNNNNNNNNNNNNNNNNNNNNNNNNNNNNNNNNNNNNNNNNNNNNNNNNNNNNNNNNNNNNNNNNNNNNNNNNNNNNNNNNNNNNNNNNNNNNNNNNNNNNNNNNNNNNNNNNNNNNNNNNNNNNNNNNNNNNNNNNNNNNNNNNNNNNNNNNNNNNNNNNNNNNNNNNNNNNNNNNNNNNNNNNNNNNNNNNNNNNNNNNNNNNNNNCAAGGCACCAATGAGTACAATCCATGCCTTTGAAACGATTGTATTTGCTTGGATGTCCATCTTTTCTCAGCTGTGATAGCTTTGTTATGTCAAGTAAAGATACTGCTCCTGGCTTTGTCATGTTGTTTAATACTTGTTTCACTATGTCCACAACAATTGGTAGTCCACTTGGGTATGTTGATCCATTCACTGGAGTTATTTCATTCAAGCAATTGTTCACAGCAGGTTCACCCCAATCTGATCCACTGTTCATATCCATTAGAATACAAGGATAGTGAGTTTAAGTTCTATGAAATGACgatgtcaaaaatatttatacGATCAATAAACCTCATAATGAGAATTATTGATAAAAATGGCGACCAACCTAATGTTAATATAGGTTAAAAttcacttttttaaaaagaaaatctagGCACTACCCGTGCATATAGCTTAAATCAATTAAATCACATCACTACTAATAGGGTAATTGCAATTTTAATCCCTCAACtattcataaattcaatattttggtttttgagatattttgcgGAGCATATACTACTTTACATTAAAACGTGTCACACCACGTTACTTTTcattaaaataagtttttcaaTTAGTTGAAAGCCAAATGTGCTTACCAGATGTCACAAAGGACCAAAATTAAGTATCTATTGATATctcaattattaaaatttcaaatttcccAAACTATTATGTTCCTTCATCTTTGCACTAGTCTATTCTTGAAAAGAGATTTGTAACATAAAATGGAAGAAgtatttagagctcaaaacaagtAGTAAGTAGTTTATGAATTGAAAGTGACTTACTGATAATGGGCTGGAGATGTTCCTTGAAAGAAAACTTTAGTTTTTGCTGTATCCACATCTGTATCAACCCAGCCGGCCCATGTATTTAGTCCAGCCCGAAATGCTTCTACCCGGTTCATATCTTTCAATAACTTGCCACCAACTTCAACAAAATCCCACCTACAACCAAATAATCGCACATTGTAAACTCATATTTTCAAacaatgattattattaaaaaatgaaaaatagtgTGATGCAGTAGTTTATACAATGTCTTATCTTGTATTTCTACAAGAGGCTACTTTCACGGTGCGAAACCTCAACCTCTTGATCATACTAGGAAAAATTGGCATATAATACATATACAAACATTCCAAATTGGCTCCAGTTGGCAAATAAACGCTTCAACTTTAAGAATACACATCTAGTACTCGTACCTACAATGTCAAATGAACACTTCAACTTACAAAATGACAGTTAAGGCACATCCAAATTTATATGTCACGTCAAAGTTAGAATATTTAGTTGCAGTTGACTTTAAGTTGAAGTGTTTACTTTACATTCTAAAAATTTAAGTACTGAAAGGAGGTTAAATTTGACTGTTCATTTATATATTGTGTcatttgaaaatagaaaaagaactTAGACATGGTATGAATGTTAATAGACATGAGATGAATATCAATTAACATACTGTTGTCCAGGTGGTCTTCTTGTATACCAAAGCCAAGTGTTGAAAATCAAAAGGTCAAATTCCTTCCAAATCTGTCCACTTTTAATTGAATCCAGCTTCAACACTCGTCCAACACTTTCAACTTCAATGTCTACTAAAAGGTTCGAATGAAATAATACTATTTCAACTCCATAATCCTGcaattttaagaaagaaaaagatatttcAGGCATTTCTTTAAGTTAAAGAAACACACACAATATCAATTTATTTAGAGTGAATAATGTAAAACATATACTTAGTTACAATTTGTTTGACTTGATTTGAAATTACTAATGTTTAGTATGAATTCGAATGTCTGTAATTTTTTTAGGCGtatttaaaaattagattaaAACCTATAAATCAAAATAGGTGACAATTCTAAATAATTGTCCTATATTGATTAGAAATATCTATTAAACACTCACAATGACCATACAACTAAAAGAATATCTATAATAGATCCCTTGTGTAAGTCTCTTATACTTGTTTAGTTGTTAGATAGGAGTAATgatttaataaaagaattatgcTAAGAGTTGTATGTGTTGCAATTTCCAATACTATAAATCCATACGTAAAACTTACCAGAAATGTGACAGTGGCATTTTCTCTATATATTTCTTGCGTGAATTTTGCTTCTGGGACAGCACCATGTAGCAAGCACAGAAGGGATTGAAAACTGTTGAGACTCAAAGAATCCCCAATATACATTATCTTTTTTCCCTTGAATCTTTCCAAAAAATCTTTCCCATCAAATCTATAAATTAGTCcaaaaatagacacaaaaaaatgaataaaaaaaaaaaatcaacaagttagaattgaaaagaaaaatatgtgcaCAAGGACGGCTCAACAAATTTGGTGGCGTAAAGCCAACTCTTAATAAAAAGTTTCAGATGTATTCAATAAAATTAGCTTTTGTGTGCATCTTGTGTGACGTACGTGCATATAATGCGATGTACGTGCATCTTATGTGCATTTTGTGTGTCAGCCGTCATACGTGCATTTTATTGTCagttagtaaaaatattttaaaatcacacaaatattattattattattatcgttaAAATTTGTGTGTAATATACTACCATTGTAACTATCTTCTAACTTAAAAATGGAAACTCCAAAAAAGTTGGAACCCAAGTCATTGTTTTAGCGGGTTTATGGTATAACCGGCCCTGTATGTGCACAACATTTACTTATTATTAATTAGTGGCCATAGATGTGAACAAACACAATTAGCAGCATGTCTCTCCCCACCACTTTGATATTTAAGAAAACGGTTCAAAACATCTTTGACAATGAAAAACATTGTTGTATTTGATTTTACATCCACTGTCAAGTAAGTTGATAAATTGTTTCCTTCGACATATTCATTGATTCAATTGAACGCAAGTCCAAAGGAGGTCCACATATACAAATATCATTAAATTAAATGATTAAAGTTTAATgcttttttcaaatatatagaGTTAGGTAGGGTGCAGGGGTTCATCCAAACCTTCTTTAGCGAATAagtatactatttatatatgattaaaattactttttatgtttatatagTAGATATTAAACCCCTTTGACTTCTTCAACGTTGAGTATAAAATCTTTATACAATTACAATCATGTTATTTATAATAAAAGTTCAAGAAAATATCTATTAGAAGTACTAATCAACTGATAACTTGattaaaatagtaattaattTACTGCCACAGGTTAAAAAAATCAATGTTACTGTAATGGTGTAAATAATTTAGATACTGTTAacatatatataacttaaactcatttatatcaaaataaaaagaagaattgTCATATAAAACAGAACAGatgaatattatatattttagagaGAGATGAACCTGGGCAAGTTACAGCCATTATTGGGCTGCCATCTATATTGAAGATATTCAAGATTTGTTCTGCCATATTTGATGCAATCAAATTCCTTCCTTATGAATGGACATGCTGTTGAATTATACAATGGATATGTATTATCAATAACCCAACTTCCTTCAAATAAATCACAGCCAAAATCACAGCCATTTGCTTCTGATGAGCCAATTAACACCGCTAAAACAACAACTACAAAGCAAAACTTCTCAATAAATACTCTGCCCATTTTTATTCCCAAAGGAGTAAAAATAAAGTGAGAATTATTATGATTGAAATAAGGCTGCAGGATAATGGTATATGCAGAGCTGTTGCGATATTTATGTGTGGGGAAAATGTTTTATTTAagggaattttttattattaaaacaaACCTAATTCAATCTGTTTCTTAAATCTAAAAAGTTCATATATAGTAATTAGGAACACATTAGATGGCCGTAATTTTCCAATAAGTTCATACATGTAATAATTAACCAATACTAAAAGAGTTGATAATGATGTACTCAATCATTTGGATTTATGTTGTATCATTTATTGTTAAAgcttaatactccctccgtcctcattttacccgtcccaaatttcttaatttggtgtccttttttacttattaagacaaaataatttttttttctaattatacCCTTAGTATAATTGTTTACTCCTTATTATTAGCgttcttgaaaaatattgcaactAGGAGTACCATTAAAagtacaccattaagaatataaatggtgtTTTGGATGagcaaaatggtaaagttacattaccaatcattgttttcttaatagttgtgccATCCCAATTTGAGACGGATAAAATGGGATGAAGGGAGTATATAATCAGCCTCTTAAATTTGACAGAATATTTCTTTTGTAGTCAATGATATAGATTTATGTTGTGTATTTCAGTTTTGACTATTATTTATTACTAGCTTAATATATGACTAACcccttaaatttaaaaaaatattttgtttaggCACTCAAATTAAATGTTGTTTCAGATGAACAcaacttcaaaataaaatattttaattagatattttttatttaacttttgatatatattttttgcgTGCATTCTCATTTATTAGTTAGGTAGTTAAGTTAGTTACATAAAATAtgtcatttcttttatttatatgcaTTCGCCTCAATAAGTcgtaaaatttcaacaatttctGCTTGAGGTTGATGCATATGATTAAACGAGTTGACATAATTTATATGGTTAACTTAACTATCTAATAATTGGATAAAAACACGCGCAAcagatttcaaaattaaattgaaaaagtCTATTTGAAATACTTTATTATGGGTTTAGGCGTTTAATTCAAGCATAAATTAGTTAGAGAGTCTAAATGAGAAACTCTGATAAATTTAAGAGGCTGACTCTATGAGATTCCCTAATTTTGGCAGATCGTTTTATTACATGATTCTCATTCTATTTTGATCAACTTAATTTTTTCTCATGCTTAAAAGACTTtctatttttaatacttttttcgAATTTTTCTTATACAAAATTTTCAATTATAGCATTTATAATGGggaaaattatgatttatatatgaAGCAATTTACCAGACATgttgctttcttttttttttttcgaattaaATAAGTTAATATCCTTGTTAATCGAGTTATTGACGATGACATGCAACTTCTTATTCCGAAATAAGGTAAACAGAAGTTATATTTGATAATTATGTGTATGCCTCattaagaggaaaaaaaaatcaaattttataaaatatcagaTAACTTTATAATTTGATTCTTTCTCATTTcgataataaatatttattcacaCCAATATTTATGCcgaatatatttttgttaaaataataaatatattttataataatcaatttcCATCTAGATTAAGCATTTATATTAATGGCTAATACATTTCcttttttagcttaaaaatattCTAGAATGTTTGTTTTTTCTCTAAGTCTATGATCTACATTAATGCTAAAATATTTAGTTCC is a genomic window containing:
- the LOC107846175 gene encoding protein trichome birefringence-like 41, translating into MGRVFIEKFCFVVVVLAVLIGSSEANGCDFGCDLFEGSWVIDNTYPLYNSTACPFIRKEFDCIKYGRTNLEYLQYRWQPNNGCNLPRFDGKDFLERFKGKKIMYIGDSLSLNSFQSLLCLLHGAVPEAKFTQEIYRENATVTFLDYGVEIVLFHSNLLVDIEVESVGRVLKLDSIKSGQIWKEFDLLIFNTWLWYTRRPPGQQWDFVEVGGKLLKDMNRVEAFRAGLNTWAGWVDTDVDTAKTKVFFQGTSPAHYHGSDWGEPAVNNCLNEITPVNGSTYPSGLPIVVDIVKQVLNNMTKPGAVSLLDITKLSQLRKDGHPSKYNRFKGMDCTHWLPGVNYYTKSTNQSVTVIFERQQFSAKLLELRSQIWPTSREIHDRAPPEVCCPPQGAPPIKFQLIWRAEALASCCCMPRWNSNQFLRQPVMPIYTSDNKTNLSFWYTTASSE